A genomic segment from Streptosporangium roseum DSM 43021 encodes:
- a CDS encoding ROK family transcriptional regulator, whose amino-acid sequence MSNDGVLRNLRRQHELRVLAILVERGPCSRRELENATGLSRTTMSAIVADLVRRRAVADDAQRPAPGRGRPTTLVRLNPHAAAAVGVELGRGHVSVAVADIARTVLAHVTEPIGMESGLSVRMDAALSLLKRVAAGRRLALEGLAAAGLGLWGHHPDPRAGGGDPAGDLVVTDLAERLGGTLDVPVTWDNNIRLAAVAERYTVESPACADLVYIALSHGVGSGVVINGTLARGASGTAGEIGHVSVEPSGPPCWCGGRGCLEQYLSIDAVLGRVRAVAPDVADVAGLVAALDRGDRSVRDVVDWSAELLGRALGTVAILLDPHRVVIGGELADLGDHLLDPVRASLARQKLSIRDRRLELGTARISQGAAAVGAALVALDRHSPIHGIGDVTAEFPGKGDGDLCRDY is encoded by the coding sequence GTGAGCAACGACGGCGTGCTCCGCAATCTACGCCGGCAGCACGAACTACGGGTGCTGGCCATCCTGGTCGAGCGCGGACCCTGTTCGCGCCGGGAGCTCGAGAACGCCACCGGGCTCTCTCGGACCACGATGTCGGCCATCGTCGCCGACCTCGTCCGGCGCCGCGCGGTGGCCGACGACGCCCAGCGGCCGGCGCCGGGCCGGGGCCGGCCGACGACGCTGGTCCGGCTCAACCCGCACGCGGCCGCCGCCGTCGGCGTGGAGCTGGGCCGCGGCCACGTCAGCGTCGCGGTGGCCGACATCGCCCGCACGGTGCTCGCCCACGTCACCGAGCCCATCGGGATGGAGAGCGGGCTCTCCGTCCGGATGGACGCCGCCTTATCGCTCCTGAAGAGGGTCGCGGCCGGGCGGCGACTCGCACTCGAAGGGCTCGCGGCGGCCGGGCTGGGACTGTGGGGGCACCACCCCGATCCCCGTGCCGGCGGGGGCGACCCGGCGGGCGATCTCGTCGTCACCGACCTCGCCGAACGTCTGGGCGGAACGCTCGACGTGCCGGTGACCTGGGATAACAACATCCGGCTCGCCGCCGTCGCGGAGAGATACACGGTCGAGTCGCCGGCCTGCGCGGACCTGGTCTACATCGCCCTGTCCCACGGCGTCGGCAGCGGCGTGGTGATCAACGGCACGCTCGCCCGCGGGGCCTCGGGCACGGCCGGGGAGATCGGCCACGTCAGCGTCGAACCGAGCGGCCCGCCGTGCTGGTGCGGCGGCAGGGGCTGCCTTGAGCAGTATCTCTCGATCGACGCGGTGCTGGGGCGCGTCAGGGCCGTCGCGCCGGACGTCGCCGACGTCGCCGGCCTGGTCGCGGCACTGGACCGCGGCGACCGGAGCGTCCGCGACGTGGTGGACTGGAGCGCCGAGCTGCTCGGCCGGGCTCTCGGCACGGTGGCGATCCTGCTCGACCCTCACCGGGTGGTCATCGGCGGCGAGCTGGCCGATCTGGGCGACCACCTGCTCGACCCGGTCCGCGCGTCACTCGCCCGGCAAAAGCTGTCCATCCGCGACCGGCGGCTCGAACTCGGCACCGCCAGGATCTCCCAGGGAGCGGCGGCGGTCGGCGCGGCACTGGTGGCACTCGACCGCCACTCCCCGATCCACGGCATCGGAGACGTCACGGCCGAGTTCCCGGGCAAGGGCGACGGCGATTTATGTAGGGACTATTGA
- a CDS encoding MarR family winged helix-turn-helix transcriptional regulator, whose translation MKDPDSTVHDRAAHAHAVHDHTARDLRIVVGRLARRIRQIYATVDDTSGLTFTELTVLSRLDRKGPSTSAALAGSEQVTPQAIGTALGTLAQRGLVARAPDPADRRRVVTEITEAGLQALGDRTHAVTARITHVLGDTVNEEERRRLAEALPLLELLADRL comes from the coding sequence ATGAAGGATCCCGACTCTACGGTCCATGACCGCGCGGCCCACGCGCACGCGGTCCATGACCACACCGCACGCGACCTCAGGATCGTCGTCGGCCGCCTCGCCCGGCGGATCAGGCAGATCTACGCCACCGTCGACGACACCAGCGGTCTCACCTTCACCGAGCTCACCGTGCTGTCCCGGCTGGATCGGAAGGGGCCGTCCACCTCGGCGGCGCTCGCGGGCTCCGAGCAGGTGACCCCCCAGGCGATCGGCACCGCCCTCGGCACTCTCGCCCAGCGCGGCCTGGTCGCCCGCGCCCCCGACCCCGCCGACAGGCGCAGGGTCGTCACCGAGATCACCGAGGCCGGGCTCCAGGCCCTCGGCGACCGGACCCACGCCGTCACCGCACGGATCACCCACGTGCTCGGCGACACCGTGAACGAGGAGGAGCGGCGCCGGCTGGCCGAGGCGCTCCCCCTGCTGGAGCTCCTCGCCGACCGGCTGTGA
- a CDS encoding alpha/beta hydrolase: protein MLKSIAIVLTLLGSGVQAQQADPLDWRPCPSDKAGMECADLQVPVNWQRTDSRKITLKLGRLKATGASEGSVLVAYGGPGGPGIALTQSGAGGWWTRLRERMDIVTWDTRGYGEQFGGLSTGLPCTWTRIPLAEFPEDDADFGRLADTNRGYAEACRNKDPEFFANMSSADNARDMEAIRKALGGARLNFYGASYAGFYGQDYARLFPGQVRTMVLDGTWNHGAADWSGELEEMARSNEEAIGRFFDWCAAGKCRDVPAKWRRLIAGADRTPIPAKRAGIAYDGRDLRSFVVGAAKEGVKAWPELARDIRGAAGGDASGFVPERGLRYPDQSTGVTECLDWPRPAGRAELESTIARLRKVAPNAGTADTLATATLGCVGWPVQVTNPPAPLPKGLPPMLGAGAWGESDAVRRVLKQVPGSVTVRHEGPGHTLYGFNPCARDHIDRYFTDRVLPSAETEC from the coding sequence ATGCTGAAGTCAATCGCCATCGTCCTGACCCTGCTGGGCTCGGGCGTGCAAGCACAGCAAGCCGACCCCCTCGACTGGCGTCCCTGCCCGAGTGACAAGGCCGGGATGGAATGCGCCGACCTGCAGGTCCCGGTCAACTGGCAGAGAACCGACAGTCGCAAGATCACGCTGAAACTGGGCCGCCTGAAGGCCACCGGCGCCTCCGAGGGCTCCGTCCTGGTGGCCTACGGCGGCCCGGGCGGGCCGGGGATCGCCCTCACCCAGTCCGGAGCGGGAGGTTGGTGGACCAGGCTCCGCGAGCGCATGGACATCGTCACATGGGACACCCGGGGCTACGGCGAGCAGTTCGGCGGCCTCAGCACGGGCCTGCCGTGCACCTGGACACGGATCCCGCTGGCCGAGTTCCCCGAGGACGACGCCGACTTCGGGCGGCTCGCCGACACCAACCGCGGTTACGCCGAGGCCTGCCGCAACAAGGACCCCGAGTTCTTCGCCAACATGAGCTCGGCCGACAACGCCAGAGACATGGAGGCGATCAGAAAGGCGCTCGGCGGCGCCAGGCTCAACTTCTACGGCGCCTCCTACGCCGGGTTCTACGGGCAGGACTACGCCCGCCTCTTCCCCGGCCAGGTGCGCACGATGGTGCTCGACGGCACGTGGAACCACGGCGCGGCCGACTGGTCCGGCGAACTGGAGGAGATGGCCAGGAGCAACGAGGAGGCCATCGGCCGGTTCTTCGACTGGTGCGCCGCCGGCAAGTGCCGTGACGTGCCCGCGAAGTGGCGCAGGCTGATCGCCGGGGCCGACCGCACGCCGATCCCGGCCAAGCGGGCCGGCATCGCCTACGACGGCCGCGACCTGCGGTCCTTCGTGGTCGGCGCCGCCAAGGAGGGCGTCAAGGCGTGGCCGGAGCTGGCGCGGGACATCCGCGGGGCCGCCGGCGGTGACGCCTCCGGGTTCGTCCCCGAGCGCGGCCTCCGCTACCCCGACCAGTCCACCGGCGTCACCGAGTGCCTCGACTGGCCCCGTCCCGCCGGCCGTGCCGAGCTGGAGTCGACGATCGCCCGGCTGCGCAAGGTCGCGCCCAACGCGGGCACCGCCGACACGCTGGCGACCGCGACCCTCGGCTGCGTCGGCTGGCCGGTACAGGTGACCAACCCGCCGGCCCCGCTGCCGAAGGGCCTGCCGCCGATGCTGGGCGCGGGCGCCTGGGGCGAGTCCGACGCCGTCCGGCGGGTGCTCAAGCAGGTGCCGGGCAGCGTCACCGTCCGCCACGAGGGGCCCGGCCACACGCTCTACGGCTTCAACCCCTGTGCCCGCGACCACATCGACCGCTACTTCACCGACCGCGTGCTGCCCTCGGCGGAGACGGAGTGCTGA
- a CDS encoding ABC transporter permease, whose translation MATVRKDAAAPAAREAAVTGKGPVPPGKTRSRTRRSTLPLTIGSGLLGLVFWVVLANIGIQGFPGPLEVAERAVTSIGDGTLLGDALASLRRVLTGFVLGVALAVPVGFLMGWYPVIRGLIEPWLQFFRMVPPLAIIPLAIVLMGIDETPKIFVIFLASFLSSVVSTFQGVVSVDSTLINAARVLGAKDRTVFTGVVVPASTPFILVGMRIGLGASWATVVAAELIAAQEGLGYRMQQAQLYYDLPTIFVQLIVIGLIGLIMDRALLLAERRLTNWQERR comes from the coding sequence ATGGCCACCGTGAGGAAAGACGCGGCGGCCCCCGCCGCGCGGGAGGCGGCCGTGACCGGGAAGGGCCCCGTGCCCCCCGGGAAGACCCGCTCCCGGACGAGGCGCTCGACGCTGCCGCTGACGATCGGCTCCGGCCTGCTCGGCCTGGTCTTCTGGGTGGTGCTGGCCAACATCGGCATCCAGGGCTTCCCCGGCCCGCTCGAGGTGGCCGAGCGCGCCGTGACGTCGATCGGCGACGGCACGCTCCTGGGTGACGCCCTCGCCAGCCTCCGCCGGGTTCTGACCGGTTTCGTGCTCGGCGTCGCGCTCGCCGTGCCGGTCGGCTTCCTGATGGGCTGGTACCCGGTGATCCGGGGCCTGATCGAGCCGTGGCTCCAGTTCTTCCGCATGGTCCCGCCGCTGGCGATCATCCCGCTGGCCATCGTGCTCATGGGCATCGACGAGACCCCCAAGATATTCGTGATCTTCCTGGCCTCGTTCCTGTCGTCGGTGGTCTCCACCTTCCAGGGCGTGGTCTCCGTCGACTCCACGCTGATCAACGCGGCCAGGGTCCTCGGCGCGAAGGACCGCACCGTCTTCACCGGGGTGGTCGTCCCCGCCTCAACGCCCTTCATCCTCGTCGGCATGCGCATCGGCCTCGGCGCCTCCTGGGCCACGGTGGTGGCCGCCGAGCTGATCGCCGCCCAGGAGGGGCTCGGATACCGCATGCAGCAGGCCCAGCTCTACTACGACCTTCCGACGATCTTCGTTCAGCTGATCGTCATCGGCCTCATCGGCCTCATCATGGACCGCGCGCTGCTCCTCGCCGAGCGTCGCCTGACGAACTGGCAGGAGCGGAGGTGA
- a CDS encoding sulfatase-like hydrolase/transferase → MSTRNVLFLMTDQHRVDTLGCYGNPVVRTPALDGLAAEGTRFDRFYTPTAICTPARASLFTGLHPFRHGLLVNPERNGGARDEVDDAHPILSAPLLEAGYNMGHVGKWHIGRERGPEFYTMDGEHLPGALNPFHHPSYERWLKENGHPPFAVREAVFGKAPNDSGRGHLIAGRLQQPAEATMEAFLTERTLELLEGYARDFHDSGKRFMLSCHWYGPHLPYLIPDEYYDMYDPEQVPLPASMAETFAGKPDVQRRYAEYWSADHFDADAWRKLIAVYWGYVTMIDDQIGRLLAALREHGLWDDTAVVFTADHGEFTGAHRLNDKGPAMYEDIYRIPGIVRVPGAPAGVVDEFATLIDLNPTILGLAGLPPREPCDGESLLPLIEDEDPAWRQEVVTEFHGHHFPYSQRMIRDRRHKLVFNPESVNELYDLETDPHELHNVHSAPAYAGVRRDLTGRLYRELLRRGDPAYTWMSYMADIDGDRAADVDGVAGEVA, encoded by the coding sequence GTGTCCACACGCAACGTCCTGTTCCTGATGACCGACCAGCATCGGGTCGACACACTGGGGTGCTACGGCAACCCGGTGGTGCGCACTCCCGCGCTGGACGGCCTGGCGGCCGAGGGCACCCGGTTCGATCGCTTCTACACGCCCACCGCGATCTGCACCCCGGCGCGGGCCTCCTTGTTCACCGGCCTGCATCCCTTCCGGCACGGCCTGCTGGTCAACCCCGAGCGCAACGGCGGCGCCCGCGACGAGGTCGACGACGCCCACCCGATCCTGTCGGCGCCGCTGCTTGAGGCGGGCTACAACATGGGCCACGTCGGCAAGTGGCACATCGGGCGCGAGCGGGGCCCCGAGTTCTACACGATGGACGGCGAGCACCTGCCCGGCGCGCTCAACCCCTTCCACCATCCCTCCTACGAGCGGTGGCTCAAGGAGAACGGCCACCCGCCGTTCGCGGTGCGCGAGGCGGTCTTCGGCAAGGCGCCCAACGACTCCGGGCGCGGCCACCTGATCGCGGGGCGCCTCCAGCAGCCCGCCGAGGCCACGATGGAGGCGTTCCTGACCGAGCGGACCCTGGAGCTCCTCGAAGGCTACGCCCGAGACTTCCACGACAGCGGCAAACGGTTCATGCTCTCCTGCCACTGGTACGGCCCGCATCTGCCGTACCTCATCCCGGACGAGTACTACGACATGTACGACCCGGAGCAGGTGCCGCTGCCGGCCTCGATGGCCGAGACCTTCGCCGGCAAGCCCGACGTCCAGCGCCGCTACGCCGAGTACTGGTCGGCCGACCACTTCGACGCCGACGCCTGGCGCAAGCTGATCGCGGTCTACTGGGGCTACGTCACGATGATCGACGACCAGATCGGCCGCCTGCTCGCCGCGCTGCGCGAGCACGGCCTCTGGGACGACACGGCCGTGGTCTTCACCGCCGACCACGGCGAGTTCACCGGCGCCCACCGGCTCAACGACAAGGGCCCGGCGATGTACGAGGACATCTACCGCATCCCCGGCATCGTCCGCGTCCCCGGCGCCCCGGCCGGGGTCGTCGACGAGTTCGCCACGCTGATCGACCTCAACCCCACGATCCTCGGCCTGGCCGGGCTGCCGCCCCGCGAGCCCTGCGACGGGGAGAGCCTGCTGCCGCTGATCGAGGATGAGGATCCCGCGTGGCGGCAGGAGGTGGTCACCGAGTTCCACGGCCACCACTTCCCCTACTCCCAGCGGATGATCCGCGACCGGCGCCACAAGCTGGTCTTCAACCCCGAGAGCGTGAACGAGCTCTACGACCTGGAGACCGACCCGCACGAACTGCACAACGTCCACTCCGCCCCCGCCTACGCCGGGGTGCGGCGCGACCTCACCGGGCGGCTCTACCGCGAGCTGCTGCGGCGCGGCGATCCCGCCTACACCTGGATGAGCTACATGGCCGACATCGACGGCGACCGGGCCGCCGACGTCGACGGCGTGGCCGGCGAGGTGGCCTGA
- a CDS encoding ROK family protein, with the protein MDKPADALQRLRRVHEDAAVAVLRSAGALSRAELTQRTGLSRTTLFSIISELIERDAVVEVEALPAEPRGRGRPAALIALNPSAGLLIGLDVGRRRVRLAIANVAHEIIATGMADIPAGADAPAQAEAAVRLVRRVGEEHGIRLGALEAIGLGLVGIVDDPSLPASAVPAQHAPVARRLAEEFGVRVAVDNNARLAALAENTWGAARSVGDLVYVRWSVGVGGGFVVGGRLLRGAHGAAGELGHVSLDPEGPPCHCGGRGCLERRIGSQALLEVCAARGIVLTGLDALVAAAQDRVPGVCEVISAAAADLGRILADTVVQLDPERVVVGGEFASLGSLVLDPIREAIDGLALPKIRRRIGVTPADLGVNASAMGAIAFLLNEEPAIPGHLRP; encoded by the coding sequence ATGGACAAGCCCGCCGACGCGCTGCAGAGACTCCGCCGCGTGCACGAGGACGCCGCTGTCGCCGTACTGCGCTCGGCCGGGGCGCTGAGCCGCGCCGAGCTGACCCAGCGTACCGGGCTCTCCCGGACCACCCTGTTCTCGATCATCTCCGAGCTGATCGAGCGCGACGCCGTCGTGGAGGTCGAGGCGCTGCCCGCCGAGCCGCGCGGGCGCGGGCGCCCCGCCGCGCTCATCGCCCTCAACCCCAGCGCCGGCCTGCTGATAGGGCTCGACGTGGGCCGCAGGCGGGTCCGCCTGGCCATCGCCAACGTCGCGCACGAGATCATCGCGACCGGGATGGCGGACATCCCGGCCGGCGCGGACGCGCCGGCGCAGGCCGAGGCGGCCGTACGGCTGGTCCGGCGGGTGGGGGAGGAGCACGGGATACGGCTCGGCGCGCTGGAGGCGATCGGCCTCGGGCTCGTCGGCATCGTGGACGACCCCTCCCTGCCCGCCAGCGCCGTCCCCGCCCAGCACGCCCCGGTCGCGCGACGGCTGGCCGAGGAGTTCGGGGTGCGGGTCGCGGTCGACAACAACGCGAGGCTGGCCGCGCTGGCGGAGAACACCTGGGGCGCGGCCCGCTCGGTCGGCGACCTGGTCTACGTCCGCTGGTCGGTCGGTGTGGGCGGTGGTTTCGTGGTGGGCGGGCGGCTGCTGCGCGGGGCGCACGGCGCGGCCGGCGAGCTCGGCCACGTCTCCCTCGATCCCGAGGGGCCTCCCTGCCACTGCGGTGGCCGGGGCTGCCTGGAGCGGCGCATCGGCAGCCAGGCGCTGCTGGAGGTCTGCGCGGCGCGCGGCATCGTGCTGACCGGCCTCGACGCGCTGGTCGCCGCGGCCCAGGACCGGGTGCCGGGGGTCTGCGAGGTGATCTCGGCGGCCGCCGCCGACCTGGGCCGGATCCTGGCCGACACCGTCGTCCAGCTCGACCCCGAACGCGTCGTCGTGGGCGGTGAGTTCGCCTCGCTGGGCAGCCTGGTGCTCGATCCGATCCGCGAGGCGATCGACGGGCTGGCGCTGCCGAAGATCCGGCGCCGCATCGGGGTGACCCCCGCCGACCTCGGCGTGAACGCCTCGGCCATGGGGGCGATCGCCTTCCTGCTGAACGAGGAGCCGGCGATCCCGGGACACCTGCGTCCCTGA
- a CDS encoding family 20 glycosylhydrolase — MSDAPHRWTSLSKHRSIAVALSAALAMTLLAPPGAGSAQVITPDAPAAAGAAAPAPTNLALAGTATASSVELDRDTFAAAHVKDGDTGTRWSSKYQDDNWVQIELAGPSKVDHVTLTWPNACARDFVLQTSADGATWTDVAALQRDTCPRTDVVEVKSEEPVSFVRMQGRKRWAAYGYSISEFEIWDRPPAPPEPTLGLVPEPVSVEEHDATPFTLHRNTRIVAVGDGAQAPARYLAGVLRPSTGHRLPVVGRGWGPAPIVIEVGPGKGPDGHEAEGYTLTVAASRISIGADTPNGALNGVQTLRQLFPQWVESGTATDAEWTVPAVTITDYPRFAHRGMMLDVARSFYPVNEVKAYIDAAAQFKVNRLHLHLTDDQGWRIAIDEPRDNPSGIDYGLLTEVSGATAMTYNGNGQLMGTELGVTGHYTKADYAEIVRHAGENGMTVIPEIDMPGHTNAALHAIPQLNTPGAQPRPKPGETTVPHNGTGSVGYSSFDSGSDVTYEFVEHVLTEIAEMTPGPYLHIGGDEAHVTSHASYTTMVDAFTRTVTSLGKTVVGWNEYSGTALPQDKAVVQFWNGNRAAVAGAVRDRGAKVILSPAAHTYVPQKQDPRQPQGGTWACGGPCGLDRHYNWDPGTFIPNIAESSVLGVESALWGEFIRRLGQAQYYSFPRIIATAEVGWTPQAQRDYRDFKTRLAKVGGRLTVQGTNFFPTADVAWLTDVLGTPAAVDSGEPAGATWTVTAPGAAPGDLTATIAWSDGMREDVTLTTPRQASIPDMRINDAFTATSGRTFDRPGTYTGTLSVNAPGRSPVEGRLTVTVRG, encoded by the coding sequence ATGTCGGATGCCCCCCACCGCTGGACATCACTGTCGAAACACCGCTCGATCGCGGTTGCCCTGTCCGCCGCACTCGCCATGACGTTGCTGGCCCCACCGGGAGCCGGCAGCGCACAGGTGATCACGCCGGATGCCCCGGCGGCGGCGGGCGCCGCCGCGCCGGCCCCGACCAACCTGGCCCTCGCGGGCACGGCCACCGCCTCCAGCGTCGAACTCGACCGCGACACCTTCGCCGCGGCCCACGTCAAGGACGGCGACACCGGCACCCGGTGGTCGTCGAAATACCAGGACGACAACTGGGTGCAGATCGAGCTGGCCGGCCCGTCCAAGGTCGACCACGTCACGCTCACCTGGCCCAACGCCTGCGCCCGCGACTTCGTCCTGCAGACCTCGGCTGACGGCGCCACCTGGACCGACGTCGCCGCCCTCCAGCGGGACACCTGCCCCAGGACCGACGTCGTCGAGGTGAAGTCCGAGGAGCCGGTCTCCTTCGTCCGGATGCAGGGCCGCAAGCGCTGGGCGGCCTACGGATACTCCATCTCCGAGTTCGAGATCTGGGATCGCCCGCCCGCGCCGCCGGAGCCGACGCTCGGCCTGGTGCCGGAGCCGGTGTCGGTCGAGGAACACGACGCCACGCCGTTCACCCTCCACCGGAACACGCGGATCGTCGCGGTCGGCGACGGCGCCCAGGCGCCGGCGCGATACCTGGCCGGCGTCCTCCGCCCGTCGACCGGGCACCGCCTGCCCGTCGTCGGCCGGGGATGGGGACCGGCGCCGATCGTCATCGAGGTCGGGCCGGGGAAGGGCCCCGACGGTCATGAGGCCGAGGGCTATACCCTCACCGTCGCCGCCAGTCGTATCAGCATCGGCGCCGACACGCCCAACGGCGCGCTCAACGGTGTGCAGACGCTGCGCCAGCTGTTCCCGCAGTGGGTGGAGTCCGGCACCGCCACCGACGCCGAGTGGACGGTGCCGGCGGTGACGATCACCGACTACCCGCGCTTCGCGCACCGGGGGATGATGCTCGACGTCGCCCGCAGCTTCTATCCGGTGAACGAGGTCAAGGCCTACATCGACGCAGCGGCGCAGTTCAAGGTCAACCGGCTCCACCTGCACCTGACCGACGACCAGGGGTGGCGCATCGCGATCGACGAGCCGCGGGACAACCCGTCCGGCATCGACTACGGCCTGCTCACCGAGGTGAGCGGCGCCACCGCCATGACCTATAACGGCAACGGTCAGCTGATGGGCACCGAGCTCGGCGTCACCGGCCACTACACGAAGGCCGACTACGCCGAGATAGTCCGCCACGCCGGCGAGAACGGCATGACGGTGATCCCCGAGATCGACATGCCCGGCCACACCAACGCCGCGCTGCACGCGATCCCCCAGCTCAACACCCCGGGCGCCCAGCCGCGGCCGAAGCCGGGAGAGACGACGGTGCCGCACAACGGCACCGGCTCGGTCGGCTACTCGTCGTTCGACTCGGGCAGCGACGTGACGTACGAGTTCGTCGAGCACGTCCTCACCGAGATCGCCGAGATGACCCCCGGGCCGTACCTGCACATCGGCGGTGACGAGGCGCACGTCACGAGCCACGCCAGCTACACCACGATGGTCGACGCGTTCACCAGGACCGTCACCTCCCTGGGCAAGACCGTCGTCGGCTGGAACGAGTACTCCGGGACCGCGCTCCCGCAGGACAAGGCCGTCGTCCAGTTCTGGAACGGGAACCGGGCCGCCGTGGCCGGCGCGGTGCGCGACCGCGGCGCCAAGGTCATCCTCTCCCCCGCGGCCCACACCTACGTGCCGCAGAAGCAGGACCCCCGCCAGCCCCAGGGCGGCACCTGGGCGTGCGGCGGGCCCTGCGGACTGGACCGCCACTACAACTGGGACCCGGGGACGTTCATCCCGAACATCGCCGAGTCCAGCGTGCTGGGCGTCGAGTCGGCGCTGTGGGGAGAGTTCATCCGGCGCCTCGGCCAGGCGCAGTACTACAGCTTCCCCCGCATCATCGCCACCGCCGAGGTCGGGTGGACCCCGCAGGCGCAGCGCGACTACCGCGACTTCAAAACGCGCCTGGCCAAGGTGGGGGGCAGGCTGACGGTTCAGGGGACGAACTTCTTCCCCACCGCCGACGTCGCCTGGCTGACGGACGTGCTCGGCACCCCGGCCGCCGTCGACAGCGGCGAACCGGCCGGGGCCACCTGGACCGTCACCGCTCCGGGAGCCGCGCCCGGTGATCTCACGGCGACCATCGCCTGGAGTGACGGCATGCGGGAGGACGTCACGTTGACGACCCCCCGTCAGGCAAGCATCCCCGACATGCGGATCAACGACGCGTTCACCGCCACGTCCGGCCGTACCTTCGACCGGCCGGGAACATACACGGGAACGCTCTCGGTCAACGCGCCCGGCCGGTCCCCGGTCGAGGGGCGCCTGACGGTCACCGTACGCGGCTGA
- a CDS encoding dienelactone hydrolase family protein encodes MCHDAGATPPIEPVASGPLTLTSADGTRFAAYLAVPERPSGAGVVVIPDNRGLAPFYERLAVRLAEHGHPALAYDHFGRTAGASTDGRDEGFPSMEHFAGLTREGMLDDMSAAVERLREFGDTQAALGFCMGGRLAFFAAEPRFGLAGVIGFYGHPGLAAPYGPGPAQHAGELAAPILGLFGGADEGIPASEVAAFGEALTANGVNHELVIYPGAPHGFFDAGNGEHAEACADAWRRVLAFL; translated from the coding sequence ATGTGTCACGACGCCGGCGCCACCCCGCCCATCGAACCCGTCGCCTCCGGCCCGCTCACCCTGACCTCGGCCGACGGCACCCGCTTCGCGGCCTACCTGGCCGTCCCCGAGCGGCCCTCGGGCGCCGGGGTCGTGGTCATCCCCGACAACAGGGGACTGGCGCCCTTCTACGAGCGCCTCGCCGTACGGCTGGCCGAACACGGTCACCCGGCGCTCGCCTATGACCACTTCGGCCGTACGGCGGGCGCCTCCACCGACGGCCGGGATGAGGGCTTCCCCTCCATGGAGCACTTCGCCGGGCTCACCAGGGAGGGGATGCTGGACGACATGTCCGCGGCCGTCGAGCGGCTGCGCGAGTTCGGGGACACGCAGGCGGCCCTGGGTTTCTGCATGGGCGGACGGCTGGCCTTCTTCGCCGCCGAGCCCCGGTTCGGCCTGGCCGGGGTGATCGGTTTCTACGGCCATCCGGGCCTCGCCGCCCCCTACGGTCCCGGGCCCGCCCAGCACGCGGGCGAGCTCGCGGCGCCGATCCTCGGCCTGTTCGGCGGAGCCGACGAGGGCATCCCGGCGAGCGAGGTGGCGGCCTTCGGCGAGGCCCTGACGGCCAACGGCGTGAACCATGAGCTCGTCATCTATCCCGGCGCCCCGCACGGGTTCTTCGACGCCGGGAACGGCGAGCACGCCGAGGCGTGCGCCGACGCCTGGCGTCGCGTCCTCGCCTTCCTCTGA
- a CDS encoding formylglycine-generating enzyme family protein: MTEHCCMPGRTSGGARASAAEPARRRASGLVRLEGGTFRMGTDDRDGFPSDGEGPVRAVTLRPFRLASTAVTNARFAAFVKATGYETDAERFGWSYVFHLLVPEAMRASAPSPAATPWWLGIEGAAWHAPEGPGSTVADRQDHPVVHVSWQDAQAYCAWSGGRLPTEAEWEYAARGGLDQARYPWGDELTPRGGHRCNIWQGRFPVHNTEEDGHLATAPVKAYRPNGYGLHNMVGNVWEWCADWFAVDHLARPLEDPRGPDDGESRVLRGGSYLCHDSYCNRYRVAARSSNTPDSSSGNTGFRLAADI; this comes from the coding sequence ATGACCGAACACTGCTGCATGCCCGGCCGTACCTCGGGAGGAGCTCGGGCGTCGGCCGCGGAGCCCGCGCGGAGGCGGGCGAGCGGGCTGGTCCGGCTGGAGGGCGGGACATTCCGGATGGGGACCGACGACCGGGACGGCTTCCCCTCCGACGGGGAGGGGCCGGTCAGGGCGGTGACGCTCCGGCCGTTCCGGCTGGCGTCCACGGCGGTGACCAACGCGCGCTTCGCCGCCTTCGTGAAGGCGACCGGCTACGAGACGGACGCCGAGCGGTTCGGCTGGTCCTACGTCTTCCACCTCCTCGTGCCGGAGGCGATGCGCGCCTCCGCGCCCTCGCCCGCCGCCACCCCCTGGTGGCTGGGGATCGAGGGCGCCGCCTGGCACGCGCCCGAAGGGCCGGGCAGTACGGTCGCCGACCGCCAGGACCATCCTGTCGTGCACGTTTCCTGGCAGGACGCGCAGGCCTACTGCGCCTGGTCGGGTGGCAGGCTGCCGACGGAGGCCGAGTGGGAGTACGCCGCGCGCGGCGGGCTGGACCAGGCGCGCTACCCGTGGGGTGACGAGCTGACCCCGCGTGGCGGGCACCGCTGCAACATCTGGCAGGGCCGCTTCCCCGTCCACAACACCGAGGAGGACGGCCACCTCGCCACCGCACCGGTGAAGGCCTACCGGCCCAACGGCTACGGCCTGCACAACATGGTCGGCAACGTCTGGGAGTGGTGCGCCGACTGGTTCGCCGTCGACCACCTCGCCCGGCCGCTGGAGGACCCGCGCGGCCCGGACGACGGAGAGAGCCGGGTGCTGCGGGGCGGCTCCTACCTGTGCCACGACTCCTACTGCAACCGCTACCGCGTCGCCGCGAGGAGTTCCAACACCCCGGACAGCAGCTCGGGCAACACCGGTTTCCGGCTCGCGGCGGATATTTAA